The following are encoded in a window of Dromaius novaehollandiae isolate bDroNov1 chromosome 11, bDroNov1.hap1, whole genome shotgun sequence genomic DNA:
- the ARHGEF6 gene encoding rho guanine nucleotide exchange factor 6 isoform X4, with the protein MMSLFWSELFDPHDLYTGEQFSKVLSTLTAVNKATEDQPSKRPCSQLSSLSSTAGGPHTNSNGTASQSAKVLRRQSKAVEMTENGSHQLVVKARFNFKQTNEDELSVNKGDIIYVTRVEEGGWWEGTLNGKTGWFPSNYVREIKSTDKPLSPKALKGLESTQLTKNYYPVVLQNILETERDYAKELQSLLGAYLRPLQSYDKLSAVDIASLLGNVEEICAFQQTLNQALEEVAKLPENQQRVGGCFMNLMPQFRSLYLTYCANHPSAVNVLTQHSDELEKFMESQGAANPGILILTTSLSKPFLRLDKYVTLLQELERHMEEAHADHEEVLKAAASFKSLVSQCQELRKRKQLELQILSESIQRWEGEDIKTMGSIIYMSQVMVQCGGSEEKEERYFLLFSNVLLMLSASPRMSGFIYQGKLPLAGMTLTKLEDAEGNEHTFEIAGNMTERITVSCSSSQDLHEWLDHLQRLTKGTCNTISKTQSWSAHSTFSSTGQIRGPLEPPKILKPWSLSCLRPAPPLRPSAALSYKERMSYILKDSSKSPKTMKKFLPKRKTERKASDEEFVIRKSTAALEEDAQILKVIEAYCTGAGFQQALSSGSRKDSIPQVLLPEEEKIIIEETRSNGQTVTEEKSLVDTVYALKDEVKELKQENKRMKQCLEEELKSRKDLEKLVRRLLKQTDECAREDTGRKSSLIA; encoded by the exons ATGATGAGCTTATTCTGGAGTGAG CTGTTTGATCCACATGATTTGTACACAGGAGAACAGTTCTCCAAGGTCCTGAGTACGTTAACAGCTGTAAATAAAGCTACTGAAG ATCAGCCGTCAAAAAGACCATGTTCTCAACTCTCGTCTCTTAGCTCCACAGCTGGAGGTCCCCACACTAACTCCAACGGCACAGCTTCACAATCAGCAAAGGTGTTAAGGAGGCAGTCCAAGGCTGTG GAGATGACCGAGAATGGCAGTCATCAACTGGTGGTAAAGGCCAGGTTCAATTTTAAGCAGACCAATGAAGATGAACTCTCTGTTAACAAAGGAGACATTATTTATGTTACCCGAGTTGAAGAAGGGGGCTGGTGGGAAGGGACATTGAATGGAAAAACAGGCTGGTTCCCAAGCAACTACGTCAGAGAAATCAAATCTACCG ATAAACCACTCTCTCCCAAAGCATTAAAAGGACTTGAAAGCACTCAGCTGACAAAGAATTATTACCCTGTG GTGTTGCAAAATATTCTGGAAACAGAACGAGATTATGCGAAGGAACTCCAATCACTTCTGGGAGCTTACTTAAGACCCCTCCAGTCTTATGATAA GCTCAGTGCTGTGGACATTGCATCGTTACTGGGAAATGTGGAGGAAATCTGTGCGTTTCAGCAAACGCTGAACCAAGCCTTGGAAGAAGTTGCAAA GCTCCCTGAGAACCAGCAGCGAGTGGGAGGCTGTTTTATGAACCTGATGCCCCAGTTTCGGTCCCTGTACCTGACGTACTGTGCTAACCACCCATCTGCAGTCAACGTCCTCACGCAACACAG TGATGAGCTGGAGAAGTTTATGGAGAGCCAGGGTGCGGCCAACCCAGGCATTCTCATCTTAACCACCAGCCTGAGCAAACCCTTCCTGAGGCTGGATAAGTATGTGACActtctgcaggagctggagcGGCACATGGAG GAGGCGCATGCAGATCACGAGGAGGTGTTGAAAGCAGCCGCGTCCTTCAAGTCTCTTGTG TCACAGTGCCAGGAgctgaggaagaggaaacaaCTAGAACTGCAGATCCTCTCAGAATCCATCCAGCGCTGGGAAGGAGAGGACATAAAAACGATGGGAAGCATAATCTACATGTCCCAGGTTATGGTACAGTGTGGGGGAAGCGAG gaaaaagaagagcgctatttcttgttgttttcaaatgttttgctcATGCTGTCTGCAAGCCCACGGATGAGTGGGTTCATATATCAG GGAAAGCTGCCATTAGCAGGAATGACACTGACAAAGCTGGAAGATGCCGAAGGGAACGAGCACACATTTGAAATCGCAG GGAACATGACGGAGCGGATCACtgtgtcctgcagcagcagccaggactTGCATGAATGGCTTGACCATTTGCAAAGGCTCACCAAAGGGACGTGCAACACCATATCCAAAACGCAGTCCTGGAGCGCTCATTCG ACGTTTAGTTCCACTGGACAGATTCGTGGCCCACTGGAGCCCCCCAAAATCCTCAAGCCCTGGAGCTTGAGTTGCCTCCGACCTGCTCCTCCACTCCGACCGTCGGCAGCCCTGAGTTACAAAGAG AGGATGTCTTATATCTTAAAG GATTCCAGCAAGAGTCCAAAAACAATGAAGAAGTTTCTTCCGAAAAGGAAAACTGAGAGAAAAGCTTCTGATGAAGAGTTTGTTATTAGGAAAA GTACTGCTGCGTTAGAAGAGGATGCTCAGATCCTGAAGGTGATCGAGGCGTACTGTACCGGGGCAGGCTTCCAGCAAGCTCTCAGTTCAG GCTCCCGTAAAGACTCCATCCCCCAAGTCCTTCTTCCCGAGGAAGAGAAAATCATCATAGAGGAAACAAGAAGCAATGGTCAGACTGTCACGGAGGAAAA GAGCCTTGTTGACACGGTTTATGCACTGAAAGATGAAgtcaaagaactgaagcag GAGAACAAAAGGATGAAGCAGTGTTTGGAGGAAGAGCTTAAATCAAGGAAAGATTTGGAGAAGCTGGTTAGAAGGCTGCTGAAGCAGACAGACGAGTGTGCCAGGGAGGACACAGGGCGCAAGTCGTCTCTGATAGCCTGA
- the ARHGEF6 gene encoding rho guanine nucleotide exchange factor 6 isoform X5, with protein sequence MTENGSHQLVVKARFNFKQTNEDELSVNKGDIIYVTRVEEGGWWEGTLNGKTGWFPSNYVREIKSTDKPLSPKALKGLESTQLTKNYYPVVLQNILETERDYAKELQSLLGAYLRPLQSYDKLSAVDIASLLGNVEEICAFQQTLNQALEEVAKLPENQQRVGGCFMNLMPQFRSLYLTYCANHPSAVNVLTQHSDELEKFMESQGAANPGILILTTSLSKPFLRLDKYVTLLQELERHMEEAHADHEEVLKAAASFKSLVSQCQELRKRKQLELQILSESIQRWEGEDIKTMGSIIYMSQVMVQCGGSEEKEERYFLLFSNVLLMLSASPRMSGFIYQGKLPLAGMTLTKLEDAEGNEHTFEIAGNMTERITVSCSSSQDLHEWLDHLQRLTKGTCNTISKTQSWSAHSTFSSTGQIRGPLEPPKILKPWSLSCLRPAPPLRPSAALSYKERMSYILKDSSKSPKTMKKFLPKRKTERKASDEEFVIRKSTAALEEDAQILKVIEAYCTGAGFQQALSSGSRKDSIPQVLLPEEEKIIIEETRSNGQTVTEEKSLVDTVYALKDEVKELKQENKRMKQCLEEELKSRKDLEKLVRRLLKQTDECAREDTGRKSSLIA encoded by the exons ATGACCGAGAATGGCAGTCATCAACTGGTGGTAAAGGCCAGGTTCAATTTTAAGCAGACCAATGAAGATGAACTCTCTGTTAACAAAGGAGACATTATTTATGTTACCCGAGTTGAAGAAGGGGGCTGGTGGGAAGGGACATTGAATGGAAAAACAGGCTGGTTCCCAAGCAACTACGTCAGAGAAATCAAATCTACCG ATAAACCACTCTCTCCCAAAGCATTAAAAGGACTTGAAAGCACTCAGCTGACAAAGAATTATTACCCTGTG GTGTTGCAAAATATTCTGGAAACAGAACGAGATTATGCGAAGGAACTCCAATCACTTCTGGGAGCTTACTTAAGACCCCTCCAGTCTTATGATAA GCTCAGTGCTGTGGACATTGCATCGTTACTGGGAAATGTGGAGGAAATCTGTGCGTTTCAGCAAACGCTGAACCAAGCCTTGGAAGAAGTTGCAAA GCTCCCTGAGAACCAGCAGCGAGTGGGAGGCTGTTTTATGAACCTGATGCCCCAGTTTCGGTCCCTGTACCTGACGTACTGTGCTAACCACCCATCTGCAGTCAACGTCCTCACGCAACACAG TGATGAGCTGGAGAAGTTTATGGAGAGCCAGGGTGCGGCCAACCCAGGCATTCTCATCTTAACCACCAGCCTGAGCAAACCCTTCCTGAGGCTGGATAAGTATGTGACActtctgcaggagctggagcGGCACATGGAG GAGGCGCATGCAGATCACGAGGAGGTGTTGAAAGCAGCCGCGTCCTTCAAGTCTCTTGTG TCACAGTGCCAGGAgctgaggaagaggaaacaaCTAGAACTGCAGATCCTCTCAGAATCCATCCAGCGCTGGGAAGGAGAGGACATAAAAACGATGGGAAGCATAATCTACATGTCCCAGGTTATGGTACAGTGTGGGGGAAGCGAG gaaaaagaagagcgctatttcttgttgttttcaaatgttttgctcATGCTGTCTGCAAGCCCACGGATGAGTGGGTTCATATATCAG GGAAAGCTGCCATTAGCAGGAATGACACTGACAAAGCTGGAAGATGCCGAAGGGAACGAGCACACATTTGAAATCGCAG GGAACATGACGGAGCGGATCACtgtgtcctgcagcagcagccaggactTGCATGAATGGCTTGACCATTTGCAAAGGCTCACCAAAGGGACGTGCAACACCATATCCAAAACGCAGTCCTGGAGCGCTCATTCG ACGTTTAGTTCCACTGGACAGATTCGTGGCCCACTGGAGCCCCCCAAAATCCTCAAGCCCTGGAGCTTGAGTTGCCTCCGACCTGCTCCTCCACTCCGACCGTCGGCAGCCCTGAGTTACAAAGAG AGGATGTCTTATATCTTAAAG GATTCCAGCAAGAGTCCAAAAACAATGAAGAAGTTTCTTCCGAAAAGGAAAACTGAGAGAAAAGCTTCTGATGAAGAGTTTGTTATTAGGAAAA GTACTGCTGCGTTAGAAGAGGATGCTCAGATCCTGAAGGTGATCGAGGCGTACTGTACCGGGGCAGGCTTCCAGCAAGCTCTCAGTTCAG GCTCCCGTAAAGACTCCATCCCCCAAGTCCTTCTTCCCGAGGAAGAGAAAATCATCATAGAGGAAACAAGAAGCAATGGTCAGACTGTCACGGAGGAAAA GAGCCTTGTTGACACGGTTTATGCACTGAAAGATGAAgtcaaagaactgaagcag GAGAACAAAAGGATGAAGCAGTGTTTGGAGGAAGAGCTTAAATCAAGGAAAGATTTGGAGAAGCTGGTTAGAAGGCTGCTGAAGCAGACAGACGAGTGTGCCAGGGAGGACACAGGGCGCAAGTCGTCTCTGATAGCCTGA
- the ARHGEF6 gene encoding rho guanine nucleotide exchange factor 6 isoform X1, translated as MNPEEQIVTWLISLGVLNSPKKIVEDPEEFLKTSLKDGIVLCKLINRLLPGSAEKYCPEPKNEADCISNIQEFLKGCALLKVELFDPHDLYTGEQFSKVLSTLTAVNKATEDQPSKRPCSQLSSLSSTAGGPHTNSNGTASQSAKVLRRQSKAVEMTENGSHQLVVKARFNFKQTNEDELSVNKGDIIYVTRVEEGGWWEGTLNGKTGWFPSNYVREIKSTDKPLSPKALKGLESTQLTKNYYPVVLQNILETERDYAKELQSLLGAYLRPLQSYDKLSAVDIASLLGNVEEICAFQQTLNQALEEVAKLPENQQRVGGCFMNLMPQFRSLYLTYCANHPSAVNVLTQHSDELEKFMESQGAANPGILILTTSLSKPFLRLDKYVTLLQELERHMEEAHADHEEVLKAAASFKSLVSQCQELRKRKQLELQILSESIQRWEGEDIKTMGSIIYMSQVMVQCGGSEEKEERYFLLFSNVLLMLSASPRMSGFIYQGKLPLAGMTLTKLEDAEGNEHTFEIAGNMTERITVSCSSSQDLHEWLDHLQRLTKGTCNTISKTQSWSAHSTFSSTGQIRGPLEPPKILKPWSLSCLRPAPPLRPSAALSYKERMSYILKDSSKSPKTMKKFLPKRKTERKASDEEFVIRKSTAALEEDAQILKVIEAYCTGAGFQQALSSGSRKDSIPQVLLPEEEKIIIEETRSNGQTVTEEKSLVDTVYALKDEVKELKQENKRMKQCLEEELKSRKDLEKLVRRLLKQTDECAREDTGRKSSLIA; from the exons ATGAATCCAGAAGAGCAAATTGTAACGTGGCTTATTTCATTAGGAGTTTTGAATTCTCCCAAGAAAATAGTAGAGGATCCAGAGGAGTTCCTGAAAACTTCTCTGAAAGATGGAATAGTGCTTTGTAAACTCATTAATCGACTTCTTCCGGGATCTGCAGAAAAG taTTGTCCGGAGCCTAAAAATGAAGCCGATTGCATCAGTAATATCCAAGAGTTCTTAAAAGGCTGTGCACTTCTTAAAGTGGAG CTGTTTGATCCACATGATTTGTACACAGGAGAACAGTTCTCCAAGGTCCTGAGTACGTTAACAGCTGTAAATAAAGCTACTGAAG ATCAGCCGTCAAAAAGACCATGTTCTCAACTCTCGTCTCTTAGCTCCACAGCTGGAGGTCCCCACACTAACTCCAACGGCACAGCTTCACAATCAGCAAAGGTGTTAAGGAGGCAGTCCAAGGCTGTG GAGATGACCGAGAATGGCAGTCATCAACTGGTGGTAAAGGCCAGGTTCAATTTTAAGCAGACCAATGAAGATGAACTCTCTGTTAACAAAGGAGACATTATTTATGTTACCCGAGTTGAAGAAGGGGGCTGGTGGGAAGGGACATTGAATGGAAAAACAGGCTGGTTCCCAAGCAACTACGTCAGAGAAATCAAATCTACCG ATAAACCACTCTCTCCCAAAGCATTAAAAGGACTTGAAAGCACTCAGCTGACAAAGAATTATTACCCTGTG GTGTTGCAAAATATTCTGGAAACAGAACGAGATTATGCGAAGGAACTCCAATCACTTCTGGGAGCTTACTTAAGACCCCTCCAGTCTTATGATAA GCTCAGTGCTGTGGACATTGCATCGTTACTGGGAAATGTGGAGGAAATCTGTGCGTTTCAGCAAACGCTGAACCAAGCCTTGGAAGAAGTTGCAAA GCTCCCTGAGAACCAGCAGCGAGTGGGAGGCTGTTTTATGAACCTGATGCCCCAGTTTCGGTCCCTGTACCTGACGTACTGTGCTAACCACCCATCTGCAGTCAACGTCCTCACGCAACACAG TGATGAGCTGGAGAAGTTTATGGAGAGCCAGGGTGCGGCCAACCCAGGCATTCTCATCTTAACCACCAGCCTGAGCAAACCCTTCCTGAGGCTGGATAAGTATGTGACActtctgcaggagctggagcGGCACATGGAG GAGGCGCATGCAGATCACGAGGAGGTGTTGAAAGCAGCCGCGTCCTTCAAGTCTCTTGTG TCACAGTGCCAGGAgctgaggaagaggaaacaaCTAGAACTGCAGATCCTCTCAGAATCCATCCAGCGCTGGGAAGGAGAGGACATAAAAACGATGGGAAGCATAATCTACATGTCCCAGGTTATGGTACAGTGTGGGGGAAGCGAG gaaaaagaagagcgctatttcttgttgttttcaaatgttttgctcATGCTGTCTGCAAGCCCACGGATGAGTGGGTTCATATATCAG GGAAAGCTGCCATTAGCAGGAATGACACTGACAAAGCTGGAAGATGCCGAAGGGAACGAGCACACATTTGAAATCGCAG GGAACATGACGGAGCGGATCACtgtgtcctgcagcagcagccaggactTGCATGAATGGCTTGACCATTTGCAAAGGCTCACCAAAGGGACGTGCAACACCATATCCAAAACGCAGTCCTGGAGCGCTCATTCG ACGTTTAGTTCCACTGGACAGATTCGTGGCCCACTGGAGCCCCCCAAAATCCTCAAGCCCTGGAGCTTGAGTTGCCTCCGACCTGCTCCTCCACTCCGACCGTCGGCAGCCCTGAGTTACAAAGAG AGGATGTCTTATATCTTAAAG GATTCCAGCAAGAGTCCAAAAACAATGAAGAAGTTTCTTCCGAAAAGGAAAACTGAGAGAAAAGCTTCTGATGAAGAGTTTGTTATTAGGAAAA GTACTGCTGCGTTAGAAGAGGATGCTCAGATCCTGAAGGTGATCGAGGCGTACTGTACCGGGGCAGGCTTCCAGCAAGCTCTCAGTTCAG GCTCCCGTAAAGACTCCATCCCCCAAGTCCTTCTTCCCGAGGAAGAGAAAATCATCATAGAGGAAACAAGAAGCAATGGTCAGACTGTCACGGAGGAAAA GAGCCTTGTTGACACGGTTTATGCACTGAAAGATGAAgtcaaagaactgaagcag GAGAACAAAAGGATGAAGCAGTGTTTGGAGGAAGAGCTTAAATCAAGGAAAGATTTGGAGAAGCTGGTTAGAAGGCTGCTGAAGCAGACAGACGAGTGTGCCAGGGAGGACACAGGGCGCAAGTCGTCTCTGATAGCCTGA
- the ARHGEF6 gene encoding rho guanine nucleotide exchange factor 6 isoform X3: MNPEEQIVTWLISLGVLNSPKKIVEDPEEFLKTSLKDGIVLCKLINRLLPGSAEKYCPEPKNEADCISNIQEFLKGCALLKVELFDPHDLYTGEQFSKVLSTLTAVNKATEDQPSKRPCSQLSSLSSTAGGPHTNSNGTASQSAKEMTENGSHQLVVKARFNFKQTNEDELSVNKGDIIYVTRVEEGGWWEGTLNGKTGWFPSNYVREIKSTDKPLSPKALKGLESTQLTKNYYPVVLQNILETERDYAKELQSLLGAYLRPLQSYDKLSAVDIASLLGNVEEICAFQQTLNQALEEVAKLPENQQRVGGCFMNLMPQFRSLYLTYCANHPSAVNVLTQHSDELEKFMESQGAANPGILILTTSLSKPFLRLDKYVTLLQELERHMEEAHADHEEVLKAAASFKSLVSQCQELRKRKQLELQILSESIQRWEGEDIKTMGSIIYMSQVMVQCGGSEEKEERYFLLFSNVLLMLSASPRMSGFIYQGKLPLAGMTLTKLEDAEGNEHTFEIAGNMTERITVSCSSSQDLHEWLDHLQRLTKGTCNTISKTQSWSAHSTFSSTGQIRGPLEPPKILKPWSLSCLRPAPPLRPSAALSYKERMSYILKDSSKSPKTMKKFLPKRKTERKASDEEFVIRKSTAALEEDAQILKVIEAYCTGAGFQQALSSGSRKDSIPQVLLPEEEKIIIEETRSNGQTVTEEKSLVDTVYALKDEVKELKQENKRMKQCLEEELKSRKDLEKLVRRLLKQTDECAREDTGRKSSLIA; this comes from the exons ATGAATCCAGAAGAGCAAATTGTAACGTGGCTTATTTCATTAGGAGTTTTGAATTCTCCCAAGAAAATAGTAGAGGATCCAGAGGAGTTCCTGAAAACTTCTCTGAAAGATGGAATAGTGCTTTGTAAACTCATTAATCGACTTCTTCCGGGATCTGCAGAAAAG taTTGTCCGGAGCCTAAAAATGAAGCCGATTGCATCAGTAATATCCAAGAGTTCTTAAAAGGCTGTGCACTTCTTAAAGTGGAG CTGTTTGATCCACATGATTTGTACACAGGAGAACAGTTCTCCAAGGTCCTGAGTACGTTAACAGCTGTAAATAAAGCTACTGAAG ATCAGCCGTCAAAAAGACCATGTTCTCAACTCTCGTCTCTTAGCTCCACAGCTGGAGGTCCCCACACTAACTCCAACGGCACAGCTTCACAATCAGCAAAG GAGATGACCGAGAATGGCAGTCATCAACTGGTGGTAAAGGCCAGGTTCAATTTTAAGCAGACCAATGAAGATGAACTCTCTGTTAACAAAGGAGACATTATTTATGTTACCCGAGTTGAAGAAGGGGGCTGGTGGGAAGGGACATTGAATGGAAAAACAGGCTGGTTCCCAAGCAACTACGTCAGAGAAATCAAATCTACCG ATAAACCACTCTCTCCCAAAGCATTAAAAGGACTTGAAAGCACTCAGCTGACAAAGAATTATTACCCTGTG GTGTTGCAAAATATTCTGGAAACAGAACGAGATTATGCGAAGGAACTCCAATCACTTCTGGGAGCTTACTTAAGACCCCTCCAGTCTTATGATAA GCTCAGTGCTGTGGACATTGCATCGTTACTGGGAAATGTGGAGGAAATCTGTGCGTTTCAGCAAACGCTGAACCAAGCCTTGGAAGAAGTTGCAAA GCTCCCTGAGAACCAGCAGCGAGTGGGAGGCTGTTTTATGAACCTGATGCCCCAGTTTCGGTCCCTGTACCTGACGTACTGTGCTAACCACCCATCTGCAGTCAACGTCCTCACGCAACACAG TGATGAGCTGGAGAAGTTTATGGAGAGCCAGGGTGCGGCCAACCCAGGCATTCTCATCTTAACCACCAGCCTGAGCAAACCCTTCCTGAGGCTGGATAAGTATGTGACActtctgcaggagctggagcGGCACATGGAG GAGGCGCATGCAGATCACGAGGAGGTGTTGAAAGCAGCCGCGTCCTTCAAGTCTCTTGTG TCACAGTGCCAGGAgctgaggaagaggaaacaaCTAGAACTGCAGATCCTCTCAGAATCCATCCAGCGCTGGGAAGGAGAGGACATAAAAACGATGGGAAGCATAATCTACATGTCCCAGGTTATGGTACAGTGTGGGGGAAGCGAG gaaaaagaagagcgctatttcttgttgttttcaaatgttttgctcATGCTGTCTGCAAGCCCACGGATGAGTGGGTTCATATATCAG GGAAAGCTGCCATTAGCAGGAATGACACTGACAAAGCTGGAAGATGCCGAAGGGAACGAGCACACATTTGAAATCGCAG GGAACATGACGGAGCGGATCACtgtgtcctgcagcagcagccaggactTGCATGAATGGCTTGACCATTTGCAAAGGCTCACCAAAGGGACGTGCAACACCATATCCAAAACGCAGTCCTGGAGCGCTCATTCG ACGTTTAGTTCCACTGGACAGATTCGTGGCCCACTGGAGCCCCCCAAAATCCTCAAGCCCTGGAGCTTGAGTTGCCTCCGACCTGCTCCTCCACTCCGACCGTCGGCAGCCCTGAGTTACAAAGAG AGGATGTCTTATATCTTAAAG GATTCCAGCAAGAGTCCAAAAACAATGAAGAAGTTTCTTCCGAAAAGGAAAACTGAGAGAAAAGCTTCTGATGAAGAGTTTGTTATTAGGAAAA GTACTGCTGCGTTAGAAGAGGATGCTCAGATCCTGAAGGTGATCGAGGCGTACTGTACCGGGGCAGGCTTCCAGCAAGCTCTCAGTTCAG GCTCCCGTAAAGACTCCATCCCCCAAGTCCTTCTTCCCGAGGAAGAGAAAATCATCATAGAGGAAACAAGAAGCAATGGTCAGACTGTCACGGAGGAAAA GAGCCTTGTTGACACGGTTTATGCACTGAAAGATGAAgtcaaagaactgaagcag GAGAACAAAAGGATGAAGCAGTGTTTGGAGGAAGAGCTTAAATCAAGGAAAGATTTGGAGAAGCTGGTTAGAAGGCTGCTGAAGCAGACAGACGAGTGTGCCAGGGAGGACACAGGGCGCAAGTCGTCTCTGATAGCCTGA
- the ARHGEF6 gene encoding rho guanine nucleotide exchange factor 6 isoform X2, with product MNPEEQIVTWLISLGVLNSPKKIVEDPEEFLKTSLKDGIVLCKLINRLLPGSAEKYCPEPKNEADCISNIQEFLKGCALLKVELFDPHDLYTGEQFSKVLSTLTAVNKATEDQPSKRPCSQLSSLSSTAGGPHTNSNGTASQSAKVLRRQSKAVEMTENGSHQLVVKARFNFKQTNEDELSVNKGDIIYVTRVEEGGWWEGTLNGKTGWFPSNYVREIKSTDKPLSPKALKGLESTQLTKNYYPVVLQNILETERDYAKELQSLLGAYLRPLQSYDKLSAVDIASLLGNVEEICAFQQTLNQALEEVAKLPENQQRVGGCFMNLMPQFRSLYLTYCANHPSAVNVLTQHSDELEKFMESQGAANPGILILTTSLSKPFLRLDKYVTLLQELERHMEEAHADHEEVLKAAASFKSLVSQCQELRKRKQLELQILSESIQRWEGEDIKTMGSIIYMSQVMVQCGGSEEKEERYFLLFSNVLLMLSASPRMSGFIYQGKLPLAGMTLTKLEDAEGNEHTFEIAGNMTERITVSCSSSQDLHEWLDHLQRLTKGTCNTISKTQSWSAHSTFSSTGQIRGPLEPPKILKPWSLSCLRPAPPLRPSAALSYKEDSSKSPKTMKKFLPKRKTERKASDEEFVIRKSTAALEEDAQILKVIEAYCTGAGFQQALSSGSRKDSIPQVLLPEEEKIIIEETRSNGQTVTEEKSLVDTVYALKDEVKELKQENKRMKQCLEEELKSRKDLEKLVRRLLKQTDECAREDTGRKSSLIA from the exons ATGAATCCAGAAGAGCAAATTGTAACGTGGCTTATTTCATTAGGAGTTTTGAATTCTCCCAAGAAAATAGTAGAGGATCCAGAGGAGTTCCTGAAAACTTCTCTGAAAGATGGAATAGTGCTTTGTAAACTCATTAATCGACTTCTTCCGGGATCTGCAGAAAAG taTTGTCCGGAGCCTAAAAATGAAGCCGATTGCATCAGTAATATCCAAGAGTTCTTAAAAGGCTGTGCACTTCTTAAAGTGGAG CTGTTTGATCCACATGATTTGTACACAGGAGAACAGTTCTCCAAGGTCCTGAGTACGTTAACAGCTGTAAATAAAGCTACTGAAG ATCAGCCGTCAAAAAGACCATGTTCTCAACTCTCGTCTCTTAGCTCCACAGCTGGAGGTCCCCACACTAACTCCAACGGCACAGCTTCACAATCAGCAAAGGTGTTAAGGAGGCAGTCCAAGGCTGTG GAGATGACCGAGAATGGCAGTCATCAACTGGTGGTAAAGGCCAGGTTCAATTTTAAGCAGACCAATGAAGATGAACTCTCTGTTAACAAAGGAGACATTATTTATGTTACCCGAGTTGAAGAAGGGGGCTGGTGGGAAGGGACATTGAATGGAAAAACAGGCTGGTTCCCAAGCAACTACGTCAGAGAAATCAAATCTACCG ATAAACCACTCTCTCCCAAAGCATTAAAAGGACTTGAAAGCACTCAGCTGACAAAGAATTATTACCCTGTG GTGTTGCAAAATATTCTGGAAACAGAACGAGATTATGCGAAGGAACTCCAATCACTTCTGGGAGCTTACTTAAGACCCCTCCAGTCTTATGATAA GCTCAGTGCTGTGGACATTGCATCGTTACTGGGAAATGTGGAGGAAATCTGTGCGTTTCAGCAAACGCTGAACCAAGCCTTGGAAGAAGTTGCAAA GCTCCCTGAGAACCAGCAGCGAGTGGGAGGCTGTTTTATGAACCTGATGCCCCAGTTTCGGTCCCTGTACCTGACGTACTGTGCTAACCACCCATCTGCAGTCAACGTCCTCACGCAACACAG TGATGAGCTGGAGAAGTTTATGGAGAGCCAGGGTGCGGCCAACCCAGGCATTCTCATCTTAACCACCAGCCTGAGCAAACCCTTCCTGAGGCTGGATAAGTATGTGACActtctgcaggagctggagcGGCACATGGAG GAGGCGCATGCAGATCACGAGGAGGTGTTGAAAGCAGCCGCGTCCTTCAAGTCTCTTGTG TCACAGTGCCAGGAgctgaggaagaggaaacaaCTAGAACTGCAGATCCTCTCAGAATCCATCCAGCGCTGGGAAGGAGAGGACATAAAAACGATGGGAAGCATAATCTACATGTCCCAGGTTATGGTACAGTGTGGGGGAAGCGAG gaaaaagaagagcgctatttcttgttgttttcaaatgttttgctcATGCTGTCTGCAAGCCCACGGATGAGTGGGTTCATATATCAG GGAAAGCTGCCATTAGCAGGAATGACACTGACAAAGCTGGAAGATGCCGAAGGGAACGAGCACACATTTGAAATCGCAG GGAACATGACGGAGCGGATCACtgtgtcctgcagcagcagccaggactTGCATGAATGGCTTGACCATTTGCAAAGGCTCACCAAAGGGACGTGCAACACCATATCCAAAACGCAGTCCTGGAGCGCTCATTCG ACGTTTAGTTCCACTGGACAGATTCGTGGCCCACTGGAGCCCCCCAAAATCCTCAAGCCCTGGAGCTTGAGTTGCCTCCGACCTGCTCCTCCACTCCGACCGTCGGCAGCCCTGAGTTACAAAGAG GATTCCAGCAAGAGTCCAAAAACAATGAAGAAGTTTCTTCCGAAAAGGAAAACTGAGAGAAAAGCTTCTGATGAAGAGTTTGTTATTAGGAAAA GTACTGCTGCGTTAGAAGAGGATGCTCAGATCCTGAAGGTGATCGAGGCGTACTGTACCGGGGCAGGCTTCCAGCAAGCTCTCAGTTCAG GCTCCCGTAAAGACTCCATCCCCCAAGTCCTTCTTCCCGAGGAAGAGAAAATCATCATAGAGGAAACAAGAAGCAATGGTCAGACTGTCACGGAGGAAAA GAGCCTTGTTGACACGGTTTATGCACTGAAAGATGAAgtcaaagaactgaagcag GAGAACAAAAGGATGAAGCAGTGTTTGGAGGAAGAGCTTAAATCAAGGAAAGATTTGGAGAAGCTGGTTAGAAGGCTGCTGAAGCAGACAGACGAGTGTGCCAGGGAGGACACAGGGCGCAAGTCGTCTCTGATAGCCTGA